One window from the genome of Fulvivirga lutea encodes:
- a CDS encoding S41 family peptidase, giving the protein MKILMYYCAILPLLIVSGCESPAQKLSPEEYAEDVEYLKLNLEKYHAGLYLHQSKEEFNTICNRIVSNYSDGSYVELVQNITALTAAVKCGHTRMRMPPAISDSIFSTFRYLPFNVKYLGDRLFISKSLMDGINRGDEIISINGKSISEINNLIFPHVATDGNNLTGKFRSTEALFRYRYPLYVEPTVTHYEVLLIDGNGNEIKKEFPGFSMEEVATLFESNSNEPELSLNNHEAYSILRISTFGSSELNSAGYDYYDFLDETFKKIQSHNVENLILDLRDNGGGDDNYGATLVSYLMDKDFKYFESITVTKDYSSYGRIVNRDGKRYMTSHKGLSIWQPNKNAFNGKLYVLINGNSFSTCADVVSVLHYNGRGVLIGEETGGGYNGNTSGSTDRITLPNSKIEVAIPMWCYKTANGYDTSQHRGAIPHKKVIPSREQFMEGIDAELSVAQELINNN; this is encoded by the coding sequence ATGAAAATTCTAATGTATTACTGTGCAATTCTGCCATTATTAATAGTAAGTGGATGTGAAAGTCCGGCACAAAAATTAAGTCCAGAAGAATATGCAGAAGATGTCGAATATTTGAAATTGAATTTGGAGAAATATCATGCTGGTTTATACCTGCATCAATCCAAAGAAGAATTTAATACTATTTGTAATCGAATAGTTTCAAATTATAGTGATGGAAGTTATGTAGAACTAGTACAGAATATTACAGCTCTTACAGCAGCTGTTAAGTGTGGGCATACAAGAATGAGAATGCCGCCAGCCATTTCTGATTCGATTTTTTCTACGTTTCGATACTTACCGTTTAATGTAAAATACTTGGGTGATCGGTTATTTATTTCCAAAAGTTTAATGGATGGCATAAACAGAGGTGATGAAATAATCTCAATTAATGGAAAGTCAATTTCAGAAATAAACAACCTAATTTTTCCTCATGTCGCAACAGATGGTAATAACCTAACAGGCAAGTTCAGGTCTACAGAAGCTCTTTTCCGATATCGATACCCTTTGTATGTGGAGCCAACAGTGACACATTACGAAGTTTTATTAATTGATGGCAATGGAAATGAAATAAAGAAGGAGTTTCCAGGGTTCTCTATGGAAGAAGTGGCCACGCTATTTGAAAGCAATAGCAATGAGCCTGAACTGTCATTAAATAATCATGAAGCATATAGCATATTAAGAATTTCAACCTTTGGTAGCAGTGAGCTGAATTCTGCCGGTTATGACTATTACGATTTCTTGGATGAAACATTTAAGAAGATTCAATCGCATAATGTTGAGAATTTGATATTAGACCTTCGCGATAATGGAGGTGGAGATGATAACTATGGCGCTACGTTAGTTTCTTATTTAATGGATAAAGATTTCAAATACTTTGAATCGATTACAGTCACAAAAGATTATAGCAGTTATGGAAGAATAGTTAACCGTGACGGTAAACGTTACATGACTTCACATAAAGGACTTTCAATTTGGCAGCCCAATAAAAATGCTTTCAATGGAAAATTATATGTGCTCATAAATGGCAATAGTTTTTCAACCTGCGCAGATGTTGTCTCTGTTTTACACTACAATGGTCGAGGAGTATTAATAGGAGAGGAAACAGGTGGCGGTTATAATGGCAATACAAGTGGTAGTACGGACAGAATAACATTACCCAATTCCAAGATAGAAGTAGCCATACCTATGTGGTGTTATAAAACAGCTAATGGCTATGATACTTCTCAACATCGTGGAGCTATACCACATAAAAAAGTTATCCCTTCCAGAGAACAGTTCATGGAAGGGATTGATGCTGAGTTGAGTGTAGCTCAAGAATTAATCAACAATAATTAA
- a CDS encoding M48 family metalloprotease, whose translation MMKILRYSLSAIVLFGMILFSACDENNNLVLFSVQNDIDLGAQVAEQINNDPQYVKMARADYPEAYSYLDAMVNEILDKGDVAYREEFVWDVTLLEGDVLNAFATPGGYIYVYTGLIKYLDNADDLAGVIGHEIAHADLRHTSRNLQKQYGVQILLSIILGENASQLATIAGQIAGSVAGLSFSREFESESDARAVEYNANTIYACDGVKNFFQKLEDSGQTGGTPEFLSTHPSPDTRIADIVAKAQALSCDTDLLANSGYADFQASLP comes from the coding sequence ATGATGAAGATATTACGATACTCACTTAGTGCTATAGTTCTGTTCGGCATGATACTTTTCAGTGCCTGCGATGAAAATAATAATCTGGTCTTGTTTTCAGTGCAAAATGATATTGATTTAGGAGCACAGGTAGCGGAACAAATTAATAATGACCCGCAATACGTTAAGATGGCTCGGGCTGATTATCCTGAAGCTTATAGCTATCTGGACGCCATGGTTAATGAGATTTTGGATAAGGGCGATGTTGCTTATAGAGAAGAATTTGTTTGGGATGTAACTCTACTGGAAGGTGATGTATTAAATGCCTTTGCTACACCTGGAGGCTACATTTACGTATATACAGGCCTAATAAAATACCTTGATAATGCCGATGATCTTGCAGGCGTTATTGGTCACGAAATTGCACATGCAGACCTAAGACATACCAGTAGAAATTTACAAAAGCAATATGGGGTGCAAATTTTACTAAGCATCATTTTAGGAGAAAATGCAAGTCAGTTGGCGACAATTGCTGGTCAAATAGCAGGTTCTGTGGCTGGGCTAAGTTTCAGCAGAGAATTCGAATCTGAATCAGATGCAAGAGCCGTAGAATACAATGCTAATACCATTTATGCTTGTGATGGTGTGAAGAACTTCTTCCAAAAGCTGGAAGATTCAGGACAAACTGGTGGTACACCTGAATTCTTAAGTACACATCCAAGCCCTGATACTCGTATAGCGGATATTGTTGCCAAGGCACAAGCTCTTTCGTGTGATACAGATTTACTGGCAAATTCAGGATATGCAGATTTTCAAGCTAGCTTACCTTAA